The following coding sequences lie in one Arachis stenosperma cultivar V10309 chromosome 5, arast.V10309.gnm1.PFL2, whole genome shotgun sequence genomic window:
- the LOC130980929 gene encoding uncharacterized protein LOC130980929 has protein sequence MTRKRNWGEKGTVVLTKECSAIIQRKLPQKLKDPESFQIPCIIGDMNIEKALCDLRASINPMSLAMMKRMIIEEAKPTRMTLQLADRIFKFPYGVVEDLLVKVGQFIFSTDFIVLDMEEEANTSIILGRPFLATTGAIIDVKKGELVLRLHEEKMVFNVFQAMSYPKESIGEYMMVDIIETLVQGVLEEEPCEETQE, from the coding sequence ATGACAAGGAAGAGAAACTGGGGTGAAAAAGGAACTGTGGTACTCACTAAAGAGTGTAGTGCTATAATACAAAGGAAGCTCCCCCAGAAATTAAAAGACCCTGAGAGTTTCcaaatcccttgtatcattgggGACATGAACATTGAGAAGGCATTATGTGATCTTAGAGCCAGCATAAACCCCATGTCCTTAGCCATGATGAAGAGAATGATAATAGAAGAggctaaaccaacaagaatgaCACTCCAGTTGGCTGACAGAATATTTAAATTCCCCTATGGTGTGGTGGAAGACTTATTGGTGAAGGTGGGGCAGTTCATCTTCTCAACTGATTTTATTGTGCTTGACATGGAGGAAGAGGCCAATACATCTATCAtcctgggaaggccatttctagctACTACTGGAGCCATAATTGATGTTAAAAAAGGAGAGTTAGTCTTGAGACTACATGAAGAAAAAATGGTCTTCAATGTCTTCCAGGCAATGAGCTACCCCAAAGAATCCATTGGTGAATACATGATGGTGGACATAATTGAGACCCTAGTTCAAGGAGTCCTAGAGGAAGAACCATGTGAAGAAACCCAAGAGTAA